A DNA window from Leopardus geoffroyi isolate Oge1 chromosome A1, O.geoffroyi_Oge1_pat1.0, whole genome shotgun sequence contains the following coding sequences:
- the CENPK gene encoding centromere protein K: MSVNQQDLDPDSSTDMEDVTNAEEELIKECDEMWKDMEECQKKLSLVGTETLTDSNAQLSLLIMQVKCLTAELSQWQKENPEIVPLNEKVLVTLGEEEFQKLRHDLELVLSTLQSKNEKLKEDLEREQQWLEEQQQILESLNVVHSELKNQVVTISESRILDELKTKMHDIKEYKEKLLITLGEFLEDHFPLPDRNVKKKKKKTNIQESTAQLITLHEMLEILLNRLFDVPHDPYVKISDSFWPPYIELLLRNGIALRHPEDPTQIRLEAFHQ; the protein is encoded by the exons aTGTCAGTGAATCAGCAAGATCTAGACCCAGATAGTAGTACAGATATGGAAGATGTTACAAATGCTGAAGAAGAACTTATTAAGGAATGTGACGAAATGTGGAAAGACATGGAAGAA tgtCAGAAAAAATTATCACTTGTTGGAACTGAGACACTCACTGATTCAAATGCTCAG ctgtCATTATTAATTATGCAAGTGAAATGTTTGACTGCTGAACTCAGTCAATGGcagaaagaaaatcctgaaa TAGTTCCTCTGAATGAAAAAGTTCTAGTAACATTAGGAGAAGAAGAG TTCCAAAAATTGAGACATGATCTTGAATTGGTACTCTCTACTCTTCAGTCAAAGAATGAAAAGTTAAAGGAAGACTTGGAAag GGAGCAACAGTGGTTGGAGGAACAACAACAGATATTGGAATCTCTTAATGTAGTGCACAGTGAATTGAAAAATCAGGTTGTGACAATTTCTGAATCaag AATCTTAGATGAGCTGAAGACTAAAATGCatgatataaaagaatataaggaAAAGCTCTTGATTACCTTGGGTGAATTTCTGGAAGATCATTTTCCTCTGCCtgatagaaatgttaaaaagaaaaagaaaaag ACAAACATTCAAGAATCAACTGCACAGCTGATAACACTGCATGAAATGTTAGAG ATACTTTTAAATAGATTATTTGATGTTCCACATGATCCATATGTCAAAATTAGTGATTCTTTTTGGCCACCATATATTGAGCTGCTCCTGCGTAATGGAATTGCCTTGAGACATCCAGAAGATCCAACCCAAATAAGATTAGAAGCCTTCCATCAGTAA